A region from the Sutcliffiella horikoshii genome encodes:
- the rpmF gene encoding 50S ribosomal protein L32, with amino-acid sequence MAVPFRRTSKTVKRKRRTHFKLQVPGMVECPSCGEQKLSHRVCPACGTYKGKEVVNK; translated from the coding sequence ATGGCTGTACCTTTCAGAAGAACGTCTAAAACTGTAAAAAGAAAGCGTCGTACACACTTTAAACTACAAGTTCCTGGTATGGTAGAATGCCCAAGCTGCGGTGAACAGAAATTATCACACCGTGTATGCCCGGCATGCGGTACTTACAAAGGGAAAGAAGTAGTAAATAAATAA
- a CDS encoding YceD family protein, translating into MKWTLFQLNQLQHKGLEIDETVDVSEITAHSEIRSVKPVHVTGRADLSSKKATFHLTVEGSMVLPCSRTLVDVDYPFTIKTTETYLFQPDEYETDEEELHTVEGDVIDLIPIIREAIILEVPMQVFSDSPNKEEAAPQSGKDWGVISEKETQEKVDPRLAGLAKFFEKDKE; encoded by the coding sequence TTGAAATGGACATTATTCCAGTTAAATCAGTTACAACATAAAGGTTTAGAAATCGATGAAACAGTTGATGTAAGTGAAATTACGGCACATAGTGAAATTCGATCTGTCAAACCAGTTCACGTAACTGGAAGAGCTGATTTAAGTTCAAAAAAAGCTACGTTTCATCTAACTGTGGAAGGTAGTATGGTTTTACCATGTTCACGTACGTTGGTTGATGTGGACTATCCTTTTACGATAAAAACAACTGAAACTTATCTTTTTCAGCCTGACGAGTATGAAACGGACGAAGAAGAGTTGCATACGGTCGAAGGAGACGTTATCGATTTAATTCCAATTATTCGAGAAGCGATTATCTTAGAAGTGCCGATGCAAGTGTTCAGTGACTCTCCCAATAAGGAAGAGGCAGCTCCCCAATCCGGTAAAGACTGGGGCGTCATTTCAGAAAAGGAAACACAGGAAAAAGTGGATCCAAGACTTGCAGGACTGGCTAAGTTTTTTGAGAAAGACAAAGAGTAG
- a CDS encoding DUF3397 domain-containing protein encodes MSGFLAGTFATIVTLPIFALIVFYNIAKAVTRNNKKSFHLAIDASTLFFILAVHYIIIIIWETSLFSVILTVLLIIATVMVLTHYKIKEEIQFKRVFKGFWRLNFLLFFLAYFCLVTFGIIKRVFDTFA; translated from the coding sequence ATGTCGGGATTTTTAGCAGGAACTTTCGCTACAATCGTTACGCTTCCTATTTTTGCGCTGATTGTGTTTTATAATATTGCTAAGGCAGTAACAAGAAATAATAAAAAGTCCTTTCATTTGGCGATTGATGCATCTACGCTTTTCTTTATCCTGGCCGTACACTATATCATTATCATCATCTGGGAAACATCGCTTTTTTCGGTCATTTTAACTGTATTACTGATAATTGCGACAGTGATGGTTTTGACACATTATAAGATTAAAGAGGAAATTCAATTCAAAAGAGTGTTCAAAGGGTTTTGGCGCTTAAATTTCCTGCTGTTTTTTCTAGCCTATTTTTGTCTTGTGACATTTGGGATTATTAAACGGGTTTTTGATACATTTGCTTAA
- a CDS encoding acetyl-CoA carboxylase biotin carboxyl carrier protein subunit codes for MKKVEAAMAGTVWKVLVEVGDEVTAGQTVIILESMKMEIPVEVMMDGKVASISTAEGEFVNDGDVLLELE; via the coding sequence ATGAAAAAAGTAGAAGCAGCAATGGCAGGTACGGTTTGGAAAGTGTTAGTGGAAGTGGGCGATGAAGTAACAGCTGGTCAAACTGTTATCATTTTAGAATCTATGAAAATGGAGATTCCTGTGGAAGTGATGATGGACGGGAAGGTAGCGTCCATCTCTACTGCAGAAGGGGAATTTGTAAATGACGGAGATGTGCTGCTGGAACTGGAATAG
- a CDS encoding nucleotidyltransferase — MKSLGVIVEYNPFHNGHLFHLTESKRLTGAEVVIAVMSGQFLQRGEPALVSKWTRTKMALSNGIDIVVELPYAFATQKAEVFASGSISILSGLKCDNVCFGSEQGNIQDFERTIRLMNEHQDTYDLYVQEFIGQGYSFPKASSLAFLRLTEKTEKVLDLTKPNNILGFHYVKAIQEQNSSIQPCTIERTGAGYHDPEFNDSPIASATSIRKHLFDHSGNIEKVQRFVPRPTYDLLGHYKEHVGSFHQWEDYFTLLKYRILCSTPSELSEIYEVEEGLEHRLIQTMKESSSFHEFMTKLKTKRYTWTRLQRMCTHLLTNTKKDTMLDVSASKQSEYIRLLGMSKRGQAYLKQIKKETEIPILSKVSGVENAMLDMDIRATNTYAMKFGEPARSDWMLQEFSKPPIRYDELEYRFI; from the coding sequence ATGAAATCCTTAGGTGTAATTGTGGAGTACAACCCTTTTCATAATGGGCATCTTTTTCATTTAACAGAATCAAAAAGACTAACAGGTGCAGAAGTTGTTATTGCTGTAATGAGCGGACAATTCCTTCAACGCGGAGAACCAGCACTGGTTTCCAAGTGGACCCGCACAAAAATGGCGCTTTCTAACGGCATTGACATTGTAGTGGAGTTGCCGTACGCATTTGCTACGCAGAAAGCAGAAGTTTTTGCTAGTGGTTCGATCTCTATTTTGTCTGGATTAAAATGCGATAATGTCTGTTTTGGAAGCGAACAGGGAAACATTCAGGACTTTGAACGTACGATTCGATTAATGAACGAACATCAAGATACTTATGATTTGTATGTTCAGGAATTTATCGGACAAGGATACAGCTTTCCGAAAGCTTCTTCGTTGGCTTTTTTAAGATTGACTGAAAAGACGGAAAAAGTTTTGGATTTGACCAAACCGAATAACATTCTTGGATTTCATTATGTGAAAGCGATCCAAGAACAAAATAGTTCGATTCAACCTTGCACTATTGAACGAACGGGTGCAGGTTATCATGATCCTGAATTCAATGATTCACCCATTGCGAGTGCAACAAGCATCAGAAAACATCTTTTTGATCATAGCGGAAATATTGAAAAGGTTCAAAGGTTTGTACCAAGGCCTACATATGATCTGTTAGGCCACTATAAAGAGCATGTAGGCAGCTTTCATCAATGGGAGGATTATTTCACCCTCCTTAAATATCGCATTCTCTGCAGCACCCCCTCAGAGCTTTCAGAGATATACGAAGTCGAGGAAGGACTCGAACACAGGTTAATTCAAACCATGAAAGAAAGTTCCTCCTTCCATGAATTTATGACCAAGTTAAAAACAAAAAGATATACGTGGACAAGGCTGCAACGGATGTGTACACATCTTCTAACCAACACGAAGAAGGATACCATGCTGGATGTTTCCGCTTCTAAGCAAAGTGAGTATATTCGTTTGTTAGGTATGTCAAAGCGTGGACAGGCTTATTTGAAGCAAATTAAGAAAGAAACAGAAATCCCTATACTTTCTAAAGTCTCTGGTGTGGAGAATGCGATGCTCGATATGGATATTCGTGCAACCAACACATATGCCATGAAGTTTGGCGAGCCCGCACGGAGTGATTGGATGTTGCAGGAGTTCTCCAAACCGCCTATACGTTACGATGAACTGGAATATAGGTTCATTTGA
- a CDS encoding methanogen output domain 1-containing protein — translation MSTKTRLTGSIFLSKLITQYAFIHEKTVGKTAGEYIRQIGLRTGEWIEDFYGNREDDWSVSKYAEVIVDLKNSIGGDFYISSITPEYVIVKANRCPFGEMVRDAPHLCNMTSSVFGGIASRKFGYGKVDLKKRIAVGDLGCEVVIYFKANEFVDGDVYENLPRTPENVDPFQWENETIVLLNEELRKSDELVVRLLEELESLKKQVQMGRN, via the coding sequence ATGAGCACTAAAACACGATTGACTGGCTCGATATTTCTTTCGAAACTAATTACGCAATATGCATTTATCCATGAAAAGACAGTGGGGAAAACAGCCGGGGAATATATTCGTCAAATCGGATTGAGAACAGGGGAATGGATTGAGGATTTTTACGGTAACAGAGAAGATGATTGGTCTGTAAGCAAATATGCAGAAGTGATTGTAGACTTAAAAAATTCCATTGGTGGGGACTTCTATATCTCATCAATTACTCCAGAGTATGTCATTGTAAAAGCGAACCGCTGCCCTTTCGGTGAAATGGTAAGGGATGCTCCACATCTTTGTAATATGACTTCTAGTGTGTTTGGAGGAATTGCCTCACGAAAGTTTGGGTACGGGAAAGTTGACTTAAAAAAACGAATAGCCGTGGGTGATCTTGGCTGTGAAGTGGTAATCTATTTTAAAGCAAATGAATTCGTCGATGGTGATGTGTATGAAAATCTACCTCGGACACCTGAAAATGTAGATCCTTTTCAATGGGAAAATGAAACGATTGTGCTATTGAATGAGGAATTGAGAAAAAGTGATGAACTTGTGGTTAGGCTACTGGAAGAACTGGAAAGCCTGAAAAAACAGGTGCAAATGGGAAGAAATTAG
- a CDS encoding 2-dehydropantoate 2-reductase, which translates to MRIGIVGGGAVGLLYAFQLSKIFTVTLYVKRDEALQALKSQGITILYNEHKQETRKVEVMKWESNVPLRDDLIIVATKQYGLSAILPVLKLCTKDQSILFLQNGMSHIDMLEQISNPQILLGIVEHGVKKHNDCTVMWTGKGRTKLAGYPATKNDRHASVFMNKWMNSFGMDFPLEVCSDYYGMMIEKLLVNAIINPLTSIFDVRNGELLTNPYYQNCMKQLYNEMNFLVHVEKRKQMWEHICSICEKTAKNTSSMRRDLNEGRETEVDAILGYLMNLAEKQGKSVPLTEFIYKAVKGLQNDASC; encoded by the coding sequence ATGAGAATTGGAATTGTTGGCGGCGGCGCTGTAGGTCTCTTATATGCCTTTCAGCTATCGAAAATATTTACAGTCACTCTTTATGTAAAACGGGATGAAGCATTACAAGCTCTAAAGAGTCAAGGCATAACAATTTTGTATAACGAACATAAGCAGGAAACAAGAAAAGTCGAAGTCATGAAGTGGGAGAGCAATGTCCCTTTAAGGGACGACTTAATCATAGTGGCGACAAAGCAATATGGACTATCAGCTATCCTTCCTGTGCTGAAATTGTGTACAAAAGACCAATCCATCCTTTTTCTCCAAAATGGGATGTCACATATTGACATGCTAGAACAAATCTCTAATCCACAAATTTTATTGGGGATCGTGGAGCATGGTGTGAAGAAACATAATGATTGCACCGTAATGTGGACAGGAAAAGGTCGTACGAAACTGGCAGGTTATCCTGCAACTAAGAATGATCGACACGCATCTGTCTTCATGAATAAGTGGATGAATTCATTCGGGATGGATTTTCCACTTGAAGTGTGCTCAGACTATTATGGAATGATGATTGAAAAATTGCTTGTCAATGCCATCATTAATCCTTTGACGTCTATATTTGATGTTCGCAATGGGGAGCTGTTAACAAACCCTTATTATCAAAACTGCATGAAGCAGTTATATAATGAAATGAATTTTTTGGTCCATGTGGAGAAGAGGAAGCAAATGTGGGAACATATCTGCTCCATTTGCGAGAAAACAGCAAAAAACACCTCTTCTATGAGGCGTGATTTAAATGAAGGTAGAGAAACCGAAGTCGATGCCATATTGGGTTATCTAATGAACTTGGCTGAAAAACAAGGAAAATCAGTACCGTTAACAGAATTTATTTATAAAGCAGTCAAAGGGCTTCAAAACGACGCAAGCTGTTAA
- a CDS encoding acyl-CoA carboxylase subunit beta, whose translation MIKTTNDLEQEFQETVETIKSGGSEKYHEKLKEQNKLFVRDRLALLFDNGQYEEDGLFANNKAKGLPADGVVTAIGKINGQTVCVMANDSTVKAGSWGARTVEKIIRIQETAEKLMVPILYLVDSAGARITDQLDMFPNRRGAGKIFYNQVKLSGMVPQICLLFGPSAAGGAYIPAFCDIVVMVDGNASMYLGSPRMAEKVIGEKVTLEEMGGARMHCSVSGCGDVLAATEEEAIQQARKYLGYFPGSYQEKTKEMDPVSPKEGRDLTDIIPVNQNAPFDMYEAIDQLIDANSFFEIKKLFAPELITGFARMDGKVVGIIANQPKVKGGVLFVDSADKGAKFIQLCDAYHIPLLFLADVPGFMIGTKVERAGIIRHGAKLIAAMSSATVPKISVVVRKAYGAGLYAMAGPAFEPDCCIALPTAQIAVMGPEAAVNAVYSNKINEIEDPKERIAFVQEKHQEYKEHIDIYKLASEMIVDDIVPAKDLRSVLISRFHYYSSKQMTFSHRKHPVYPV comes from the coding sequence ATGATAAAAACTACCAATGATTTAGAACAAGAGTTTCAAGAAACGGTTGAAACAATTAAGAGCGGCGGAAGTGAAAAATATCATGAGAAATTAAAGGAACAAAACAAACTATTTGTTCGTGACCGCCTTGCTCTTTTATTTGATAACGGACAATACGAAGAGGATGGACTTTTTGCTAATAATAAAGCAAAAGGTCTTCCGGCTGATGGCGTTGTTACGGCAATAGGGAAAATAAATGGTCAAACAGTGTGTGTAATGGCAAATGATTCTACTGTAAAAGCAGGTTCATGGGGAGCAAGAACGGTAGAAAAAATTATTAGAATTCAAGAAACAGCAGAAAAACTAATGGTTCCTATTCTATATCTCGTTGACTCTGCAGGTGCGAGAATTACAGACCAACTAGATATGTTCCCGAACAGACGTGGCGCTGGAAAAATCTTTTATAACCAAGTGAAGCTTTCTGGAATGGTTCCGCAAATTTGTCTATTATTCGGTCCATCCGCTGCTGGAGGTGCTTATATACCGGCTTTCTGTGACATTGTGGTTATGGTAGATGGCAATGCATCCATGTACTTGGGCTCTCCTCGTATGGCAGAGAAGGTAATTGGGGAGAAGGTAACACTTGAAGAAATGGGTGGAGCAAGAATGCACTGCTCTGTGAGTGGTTGTGGAGATGTTCTCGCCGCTACGGAAGAAGAAGCAATTCAGCAAGCCCGTAAGTACCTAGGATATTTTCCTGGCAGCTACCAGGAGAAGACAAAAGAAATGGATCCAGTAAGCCCTAAAGAAGGTAGGGACCTAACTGATATCATCCCTGTAAATCAAAATGCACCATTTGATATGTATGAAGCTATAGATCAACTAATTGATGCCAACAGTTTCTTTGAAATCAAGAAATTATTTGCGCCAGAGTTGATAACCGGTTTTGCCCGTATGGATGGAAAGGTAGTCGGAATTATCGCTAACCAGCCAAAAGTGAAGGGCGGCGTCTTATTTGTAGATTCAGCGGACAAAGGTGCCAAGTTCATTCAGCTTTGTGATGCATACCATATTCCATTACTCTTCCTTGCTGATGTTCCAGGTTTCATGATTGGGACAAAAGTGGAACGTGCAGGCATTATCCGCCACGGAGCTAAACTCATTGCAGCCATGAGTTCTGCAACTGTGCCGAAAATCTCTGTTGTGGTAAGGAAGGCTTATGGTGCCGGACTTTATGCAATGGCAGGCCCGGCATTTGAACCGGATTGCTGCATTGCACTTCCAACAGCACAAATAGCAGTGATGGGGCCGGAAGCGGCTGTTAATGCTGTATACTCCAACAAAATTAATGAAATTGAAGATCCAAAAGAAAGAATTGCTTTTGTACAAGAAAAGCACCAAGAATATAAAGAACATATCGATATTTATAAATTAGCTTCCGAAATGATTGTAGATGATATTGTACCTGCAAAAGATTTGCGAAGTGTATTGATTAGTCGCTTCCATTACTATTCAAGTAAGCAAATGACATTTAGTCATCGTAAACACCCGGTATATCCGGTGTAG
- a CDS encoding acetyl-CoA carboxylase biotin carboxylase subunit, whose product MQKILIANRGEIAERIIRTCQRLGVETVAIYSDADKDLPYVQQATVARHVGEAPPQKSYLNVERILEIAKEENVDGVHPGYGFLSENGEFAQALQDAGLTFIGPSVDVIKLMGDKLSSRRAMIKAGVPVVPGSEQPVESLEEALLLAEEIGFPVMLKASGGGGGIGMHRCENKQDIENTYEQTKKRAKAYFKNEDMFIEKYVGNAKHIEVQIFGDAHGNVVHMFERNCSVQRRNQKVIEEAQSPAMSEETRIKICEAAVLAAKEVGYKNAGTVEFIMDEEENFYFLEMNTRLQVEHPITECITGLDLVEWQLHVAAGERLPLQQEEITSAGHAIEFRLYAEDPVKFFPSPGLITKWHLPSVEGVRVDSGYGPDLKVTPFYDPMIAKIIVSGETREAAINRAKKYLTAASVEGIKTNLPFLIRALETEQFVSGHYHTGFIQSMNPITT is encoded by the coding sequence ATGCAAAAAATACTGATTGCTAATCGAGGAGAAATTGCAGAACGAATCATACGAACATGTCAACGATTAGGGGTAGAAACAGTTGCTATATATTCTGACGCTGATAAAGATTTGCCTTATGTTCAGCAAGCGACAGTAGCAAGACATGTAGGTGAGGCCCCGCCTCAAAAATCTTATTTAAACGTAGAACGAATCTTGGAAATTGCGAAGGAAGAAAACGTGGATGGAGTCCACCCGGGGTACGGTTTCTTATCGGAGAATGGGGAGTTTGCACAAGCGCTTCAGGATGCAGGACTGACATTTATTGGTCCAAGTGTAGACGTCATTAAATTAATGGGGGATAAATTATCATCCCGCAGAGCGATGATTAAAGCCGGTGTGCCAGTTGTACCTGGTTCTGAGCAGCCTGTTGAATCATTGGAGGAAGCGTTGTTACTTGCAGAGGAAATCGGTTTCCCTGTTATGTTAAAAGCTAGTGGAGGAGGCGGTGGGATTGGTATGCACCGCTGTGAAAACAAACAGGATATCGAGAATACTTACGAACAGACCAAGAAACGAGCGAAAGCTTATTTCAAAAATGAAGATATGTTTATTGAAAAATACGTTGGGAATGCCAAGCATATAGAGGTGCAAATCTTCGGAGATGCTCATGGAAATGTCGTACATATGTTTGAAAGGAACTGTTCTGTTCAAAGACGGAATCAAAAGGTTATTGAAGAAGCCCAAAGTCCGGCTATGAGCGAAGAGACTCGAATAAAGATTTGTGAAGCTGCTGTTTTGGCTGCCAAAGAAGTAGGTTATAAGAATGCCGGAACGGTTGAATTTATTATGGATGAAGAGGAAAACTTCTATTTCCTTGAAATGAATACAAGATTGCAGGTTGAACATCCGATAACGGAGTGCATCACTGGGCTTGATCTTGTAGAGTGGCAACTTCATGTGGCAGCTGGAGAAAGGCTTCCGTTGCAGCAAGAGGAAATCACAAGTGCTGGACATGCTATAGAATTTCGCTTATATGCAGAAGATCCAGTCAAATTCTTTCCTTCACCCGGACTTATTACTAAATGGCACCTTCCAAGTGTTGAAGGAGTCAGAGTGGACAGCGGCTATGGCCCAGATTTAAAGGTAACACCATTTTATGACCCTATGATCGCTAAAATAATCGTTTCAGGTGAAACGAGAGAAGCGGCAATAAATAGGGCTAAAAAGTATTTAACTGCAGCTTCGGTAGAAGGGATTAAGACGAATCTTCCGTTTTTAATTCGTGCCCTTGAGACCGAACAATTTGTTTCGGGACATTATCATACTGGTTTCATTCAGTCGATGAACCCAATTACAACCTAA
- a CDS encoding enoyl-CoA hydratase/isomerase family protein: MTESKVHTYIDDDQFYWFTINRPDKRNAIDYDVMNELKSTLKQVRENHDIRAFIITGSGNQSFCSGGDLSVFHALHTKEEAYSMLSKMGEILYDLMTLPVPTVALINGTAIGGGCEIAAACDHRWAVTHAKLGFVQGRLGITTGWGGASMLMEKIPHASAIKMLSSASTYTASEALELGFIQKVVPFFDSQSLQEEIAASSAVLRSYKKSFISKWEQTALKERMLAEIEQCSILWEQDEHHDAVKAFLESKKK, encoded by the coding sequence ATGACAGAATCAAAAGTCCACACATACATAGATGATGACCAATTCTACTGGTTTACAATCAACCGTCCCGACAAACGAAATGCCATCGATTATGATGTAATGAACGAATTAAAGTCTACACTAAAGCAAGTAAGAGAGAACCATGACATTCGAGCATTCATCATCACTGGAAGTGGAAATCAATCCTTCTGCTCCGGTGGAGATTTGTCCGTATTCCATGCATTACATACTAAAGAGGAAGCCTATAGCATGCTTTCTAAAATGGGGGAAATATTATATGACCTCATGACGTTGCCGGTGCCTACCGTTGCTTTGATAAATGGTACAGCAATAGGGGGAGGCTGTGAAATTGCGGCCGCCTGCGATCACCGATGGGCTGTTACCCATGCAAAACTCGGATTTGTTCAGGGAAGACTGGGCATAACAACAGGTTGGGGAGGAGCGAGCATGTTGATGGAAAAAATCCCGCATGCGAGTGCCATCAAAATGCTGTCTTCAGCTAGTACTTATACGGCAAGTGAAGCACTGGAATTAGGGTTTATCCAAAAAGTGGTCCCATTCTTCGATTCTCAGTCATTACAAGAAGAGATTGCAGCCTCTTCCGCAGTGTTAAGAAGTTATAAAAAGAGTTTCATCTCCAAGTGGGAACAGACAGCTTTAAAAGAAAGAATGCTAGCTGAAATAGAGCAATGTTCCATCCTTTGGGAACAAGATGAACATCACGATGCCGTAAAAGCCTTTCTAGAAAGTAAGAAAAAATAA
- a CDS encoding RsfA family transcriptional regulator: MSTVRQDAWTQDEDLLLAEVVLRYIREGGTQLTAFEEVGKKLSRTSAACGFRWNSYVRKQYATGIELAKKQRKELKKEQAAPQQVAFENTYSAINNKLYAGDNLTISAVISYLNHLEQLENEYTKIKEENHSLKKKVEQLEGDLKHLAEAKLELESSMNLVEEDYRALIEIMERARKMVVLQDDEKNKKVKFQMDRNGNLERVEK, translated from the coding sequence ATGTCTACTGTTCGTCAAGATGCTTGGACTCAAGATGAAGATTTATTGTTGGCGGAAGTGGTTTTACGATATATAAGAGAAGGTGGAACCCAATTGACTGCATTTGAGGAAGTGGGAAAAAAGCTTTCTCGAACTTCAGCTGCATGCGGTTTTAGGTGGAATTCTTATGTGAGAAAACAGTATGCTACCGGAATAGAATTAGCGAAGAAACAGAGAAAAGAGCTAAAGAAAGAGCAAGCTGCCCCTCAGCAGGTTGCCTTTGAAAATACTTATAGTGCCATTAATAATAAATTGTATGCAGGAGATAACCTGACAATTTCGGCAGTGATCAGTTATTTGAACCATCTAGAGCAATTAGAGAATGAATACACCAAAATTAAAGAAGAGAATCATAGTCTGAAAAAGAAAGTGGAACAATTAGAAGGTGATCTTAAACATTTAGCAGAGGCTAAGCTTGAACTGGAATCGTCCATGAATTTGGTAGAAGAGGATTACCGCGCTTTAATCGAAATTATGGAACGTGCCCGGAAAATGGTCGTTCTGCAGGATGATGAAAAAAACAAAAAAGTGAAATTCCAAATGGATCGAAACGGAAATTTGGAAAGAGTGGAAAAATAG
- a CDS encoding thiol-disulfide oxidoreductase DCC family protein: MPEIHTEHPVLLFDGVCNLCNSMVTFVIKRDQKATFKFASLQSEVGQTILKEHSLPPDQFDSFYYVEGKNLFTKSTAALKVAKELDGAWKLFYPLIIIPKPLRDLVYSFVAKNRYRWFGKKDQCMLPNSEMKKRFL; the protein is encoded by the coding sequence ATGCCTGAAATTCATACTGAGCACCCTGTCCTTCTTTTTGATGGTGTATGTAATTTGTGTAATTCCATGGTGACTTTTGTGATAAAACGTGATCAAAAAGCGACCTTTAAATTTGCTTCCCTTCAGTCTGAAGTGGGACAAACCATTTTAAAGGAGCATTCTCTCCCGCCGGACCAGTTTGATAGCTTCTATTATGTAGAAGGCAAGAATTTATTTACAAAGTCGACAGCAGCCTTAAAAGTGGCAAAAGAATTAGATGGTGCTTGGAAGCTTTTCTATCCATTGATAATTATACCTAAACCTTTAAGAGATTTAGTTTATTCCTTTGTTGCGAAAAATCGATATAGATGGTTCGGAAAGAAAGACCAATGTATGTTGCCCAATTCAGAAATGAAAAAAAGATTTCTATAG
- a CDS encoding N-acetyltransferase, with protein sequence MTVKKLSINYKTLEEFKQFREYGIQELSMLEDLQDNIIENDSESPFYGIYYGEKLVARMSLYRVSKELDKYFEPRQDYLELWKLEVLSNYQRKGFGKELVDFAKGFGLPIKTNPRIKSADFWNRMGFTSVQYDVERDLGENPLVWYPEGVKAQERLSTKEDSTD encoded by the coding sequence ATGACTGTTAAAAAACTATCAATTAACTATAAAACACTGGAAGAATTCAAACAGTTCCGGGAATACGGCATACAAGAACTATCCATGTTGGAAGATCTCCAAGATAACATTATCGAAAATGACAGTGAATCACCATTCTACGGTATTTATTATGGCGAAAAACTTGTGGCAAGGATGAGCCTGTACCGAGTTTCTAAAGAGCTTGATAAATATTTTGAACCTCGACAAGATTATTTAGAGTTATGGAAATTAGAAGTATTGTCTAACTACCAGCGTAAAGGCTTTGGAAAAGAACTGGTCGATTTCGCAAAAGGATTCGGACTTCCAATCAAAACGAACCCGCGAATCAAATCAGCCGATTTCTGGAACCGCATGGGATTCACCTCTGTGCAATATGATGTGGAAAGGGATCTAGGGGAAAACCCGCTTGTGTGGTACCCAGAAGGCGTCAAGGCTCAAGAAAGACTCTCCACTAAAGAGGATTCAACCGATTAA